The genomic region AAACCGTTACGCCTGTTGTTATATTCCCTGATACTCCTTTTCCGCCTTCGACGACAGCCGCCGTGGCAAGCTGTTTCACCACAACCTTGTGGGAACCGGCCTGCGCGGATGCTGTTCCTTTCGCAGTAACATATTCGTCCGACGAGGAGATAACCTTGAAAACGTTAAAGGAATTTTCGGACAACATGTAAGAAGTTCTTTTTGTTATATCAAAAAACTTTTCCTTAAAGCCTCTCAAAGCGTTTATAAATTCCCTGTACGCTTCCTGTTTCCATTCGGCCAGCTGTTTCTGCCTCTGGAGCTTGTACAGCGACTGCTTTTCAACAAACATCAGCTGCTTAACAATTGTATCGGTATCAAGTCCCGTCGCAATACCGACCAAACGCATTGTACTGTATTTGTTAATATTATTAATACCACTCATTCATTCACCTTCTTTCATCCACTAAAATCCCTGCAAGTTCGAGAATATTTGCTATCAAATCCAGTATTTTTTCCGACGGGATTTCTCGTATTACTTCCTTTGTTTCAACGTCTATCACTTTCACAATAATTTCTTTTGTTTTTTCATGTATTGAAAACTCCAGCGCACGGTTTGCAATAACCAGTTTCTCATTTGCTTTTTCAATGGTTTTTATCAGCATTTTTTCAGATATATCAATGTTATTTTCGCCAGCCGGAGTCGTCTTTTGTGCGGTATGTACTTTATCTACGTTAATATCACCGGTTTTGACCAGGGTATTCATCCCATCAATTCTCACGATGATTCCCTCCAATCGGACAAATACGAAATCTTCAAAATATCAAATGCATTCTGCACTTGCCGGTTTAATAAAACATACACCTTTATGCTCTCTTTCTTACAATATATATCGGTAACATCCTTACTGTAATTTACAATATTACCTCAGAATATACCGGTTATTTTCAATGCATTATTCAATATTGCAACTTTACAGGGCATAACTTCGCCGCTTAAATACTGTTACTCTGATAATTGCATTTATAAATGCAATGCCATACTAATCATTTTGCTGTTTAAAGGCCCGAAACCTGAGGGAATGGCATCGACCGGCCGGGGTTTTCCATAAAAAAATAAGGAACAGCTTGCACTGTTCCTTATTTTCATAATACCGGAGAGTTGCTTTTTCCGGTTGGTTAGCGGTCTTTTGTTCATTATCTTAACAACTGGAGAACTCCCTGAGGCATCTGATTTGCATGAGCCAGCATAGCCTGTGCAGCCTGCTGCAGTATGCTGTTCTTCGTGTATTCCATCATTTCCTTTGCCATGTCTACGTCGCGGATTCTGCTTTCTGCTGCAGTCAGGTTCTCTGCTGATGCACCCAGGTTGTTGATGGTGTGTTCGAGGCGGTTCTGGTAAGCTCCGAGTTTTGCACGTTCGGTCGATACCTTGTTGATTGCATTGTTAATTGCCGTAATTGCGTCATTTGCTGCTGTCTGAGAGGAAATATCAATACCGCCGATATTAATCTCTGTATTTGCCGTTAAACCTCCATCAATCGCTAAAACTATGTTTCCATCTTTGTCTTTATAAATCTTATCAGTATCATCATAAGTTGCCACTTTATTACCATTACTATCTATCAGATTTAGAGCATCATCTACTGTATATTTTCCTGCTTGGAGGCCAATATTGGTAACATTAATCTGCGCTGTTGCTTTGCCTTTTTCTATGACAACATTACTATTTACTACTGGTGCGCTGAGAGAGAAGAGGCTCTGGTCGTCTGCATCCTT from Thermoclostridium stercorarium subsp. stercorarium DSM 8532 harbors:
- a CDS encoding flagellar protein FlaG, encoding MRIDGMNTLVKTGDINVDKVHTAQKTTPAGENNIDISEKMLIKTIEKANEKLVIANRALEFSIHEKTKEIIVKVIDVETKEVIREIPSEKILDLIANILELAGILVDERR